The sequence CGATCTCGGCGATGCCGCCAGCTTTTTGCAGGGCCTTCAACTCGCTTTCGGAAATGAAGCCGTCCTCGTAGAGCGGGGCCTTCGGGCCGAGGTCGCCGATGCCGATGAAGGTGACATCGGCTTCCGCCGCAAGCGCCAGCGTCGGCTGGATCATCGGCTGGTTGAGCAGCATCTCGCGCTCCTGCGGCGAGGAGGCGATGACCGGAAGCGGCATCGGGAAGGAGCGCGCCTTGACCCGGTCGGCCATGGTGAAGATGACGTTGTAGAAGGCGGCCGAGCCGTCCGGCGAAATGTTGCCGGTCAAGGACACCACCTTGTGCTGCGGGCATTCCATCGGCGGCAATTGCTCGATCGCCGCCTTCAGCGTGCGCCCTGTGCCGATGCCCATGACGATCGGCGTCGGCGAGCGCAGCCTCCGCTCGATCTCGGCCGCCGCCGCCTCGGCAATGCCGATGGTGGTGGAGGATGAATTCGGGTCACTCGGCACCACCT comes from Mesorhizobium japonicum MAFF 303099 and encodes:
- a CDS encoding sugar-binding transcriptional regulator; the encoded protein is MNTRQDGGSNRLDDAARAGWLYYVAGNTQDQIAATLGISRQTAQRLVSLAVSEGLIKVRVDHPIANCLDLAARLKSRFALDLVEVVPSDPNSSSTTIGIAEAAAAEIERRLRSPTPIVMGIGTGRTLKAAIEQLPPMECPQHKVVSLTGNISPDGSAAFYNVIFTMADRVKARSFPMPLPVIASSPQEREMLLNQPMIQPTLALAAEADVTFIGIGDLGPKAPLYEDGFISESELKALQKAGGIAEIVGWVFDREGRMIEGITNDRVSSASLPSREKSLVIALAMGERKLPGILAAVNRRLVNGLITDERTATALLASI